Proteins encoded together in one Gadus chalcogrammus isolate NIFS_2021 chromosome 18, NIFS_Gcha_1.0, whole genome shotgun sequence window:
- the LOC130371603 gene encoding dickkopf-related protein 1-like yields MIQSSVFLATAYLPVMFLSALCSGSLMFNSNAIKNLAPGPGTPIHGAGQDASSSPDEFGLLDGGHHNLLIDPIQALACSADDECGEHGFCYASRGACLPCKRRRKRCARDSMCCQGNQCSNGVCLPMDSDIVQQFTVEEPSASVSSTAGSHGANNHGPSNHGPNNHGPSHGASGHSMNSQENRPDEQNSTTHSTSTKDPHSPPPRGLEGERCLRSSDCSGGLCCARHFWSKICKPVLREGQVCTKHRKKGALGLEIFQRCDCGAGLACRTQRGAEEQRMHKAARALHTCQQH; encoded by the exons ATGATTCAGTCATCGGTGTTCCTCGCTACGGCGTATCTGCCGGTGATGTTCCTGAGTGCACTTTGTTCGGGATCTCTGATGTTCAACTCCAATGCGATAAAGAACCTTGCACCTGGACCGGGGACCCCGATTCACGGTGCGGGACAAGACGCGAGCTCGAGTCCAGATGAGTTCGGTTTATTGGACGGAGGGCATCACAACTTACTGATTGATCCCATTCAG GCGTTGGCCTGCTCTGCGGATGACGAGTGCGGGGAGCACGGCTTCTGCTACGCCTCGCGCGGAGCCTGTCTGCCGTGCAAGCGGCGCAGGAAGAGATGTGCTCGCGACTCCATGTGTTGCCAAGGAAACCAGTGCAGCAACG GTGTGTGTCTTCCCATGGACTCGGACATCGTGCAGCAGTTCACGGTAGAGGAGCCCAGCGCTTCCGTTAGCAGCACCGCTGGTAGCCACGGGGCTAATAACCATGGCCCTAGTAACCATGGCCCTAATAACCATGGCCCCAGCCACGGGGCTAGTGGCCACAGCATGAACAGCCAGGAGAACAGACCAGACGAGCAGAACTCCACCACACACTCAACCTCCACCAAGGACCCCCATAGTCCCCCCCCCAGAG GCCTGGAGGGAGAACGGTGTCTGCGTTCCAGTGACTGCTCAGGGGGCCTGTGCTGCGCGCGACACTTCTGGTCCAAGATCTGCAAACCCGTGCTCAGAGAAGGCCAG GTTTGTACGAAACACCGTAAGAAAGGCGCGCTTGGTTTGGAGATCTTCCAGCGCTGCGACTGCGGGGCGGGGTTAGCCTGTCGGACGCAAAGAGGAGCTGAGGAGCAACGGATGCACAAGGCGGCCAGGGCCCTCCATACCTGCCAGCAGCACTGA